TCTGCTAAGACTGAGGACAGTGACCATCCTGCTTGAGAGGAGACGGTAGATCTTCTGAGGTGAACGCTGTACTTGCTCAGAGGTGAAATCCTACCTCTGGCCCCTTTATGCCCGGTAAAAGGCCCTGAGCAGCAGAAAGGAACTCTCAAAATCTCACCTCAGGCCAGGGGAGGAATCCCCCAGTGCAAGCACAGTGGAATATAGCCATAAGGCTCTTTCAAGGACCCCCTTGCAAGTCCCAGTGTAGGGAGTATGCCAAAGGCAGGACTGCAGTGCTGTGGAGATTCCAGACAGTGTGAAAGCCCCAAGCTGCTATAATTTAGGTCTGCAGGGCTGTCTAAACTATGGGGCTGTATAGTAGCCCAGGACTGGGAGGGGACAAAGTTGGCTTAAAGCCGCCAtagcccctcctctgcctgagctgtgaattctgtgctgtgcctcttagaggtgtctcacagaatctcacccagagAGTTTCCAGCTGACCTGCACAAGTCACGCAGATGAATACATCTGCATGCTTGACTTTCCTGCTGAGTTTTTAAGTTCAATCAGCAGACAAACAAAAGGCTTGAGGAAAATTAACAAAACACCTATCCACAGGAACTGTAGGGAAGGAAGAAACCATTTCCACTCACTGATGTGGAAAATATAACCATTTCACCAGATGGGGATGATTATCAACAGTCTGggaaagccaattttttttttgtacacaTACAGGTTAATGGTTAAGGCAAAATTAATGGTGTGCTACAAAAAGGCTGAGTTCTGGCAATATCAGGAACTTTGAGCAAGATTTGGGTGAATAATTGTAATTAATTATATAGACTCCTCTAATTCCTAACAGTGGGGTCCATGGATTTGTCTCTCCAGAATTGTATTAAAAATCCACatgtaaaaaaaattcattttttcccAAGTAAGGCTTGAAATGTATTAGGTTTTTGTATGTTTACATGCTAGAGCATGAAGTTAATTTAATTATGACACAGTAGTGTCCTATTTAGGGGCAATTATCAATATTTTTATAGCATAAAGGTACAAGAAAATAAATCTCTCTATCCTTACAGCACGGTGAATATACTGTATATACAGCATGTGTCTATATACACAAATATCATTTAGATACATGCACACAGTCTGGAATCAGCAAATAAGTTGCTTTTCTGCtctacaaaaaaacaaaagaaacaaatacTTTTTGGCAGTCCATCAGGAAAGCAAGTCCTTTTGTTCGTGGATATCAGTCAATGGCAGATATCCCTAAAGAAAGTGGAACAGTTGAGGGTTAAACCACTTTTTCACAAGACAAAGGTCTTTATTATTCAGCCATCCCTTAGCAGACAGAGCAAGGATAGGTGGAATGTGGGGCAGGCTAGAGTGAATCAAagacaaatgtgtgtgtgtgtgttgcttttaCATTGCAATAGAGTTTGATGCAAAAATGGTCCAGCAAATTGTAAAGTTGCACTGTACATTGGCAAGTGAATATTCCCCTGCCACACAAGGCTAAAAAAAAACTCTACAGCCCATTGAGAGATTTGTGTCAGCTGCGCTTTTTCCTCCCCTTGACCCCTGTCATAAAACCACTGGAATTTTCCTCCTGGGGAATGTCCCAAACCCATGTCCTCACACAGCTCTGAGTTCCCATCTCTTGAGTAAAGCCATGTTAAAAAATATTTCTCCAGACACTCAAAGCTGGAAATGTTTTGCCATTTTTCATGCTTGGATTCTATATTTTTCCCTATTCCTTTAAACCTCTGTGTCTGGACTCTTGCTGCCACACTGCTAGAGACCTTCAGTTGATCTCGCCCTCTGTGAACTCTTCTTTTATGGACTGTTTGCGGGATTTGCAGTCCGGGAGGTCAAAGCCAAAGTCCGCCCACTCATCAGCCCCGCTGCGGTTAGGGATAGTGATGGTGTGACGCACACGGAAATGCACCGCCTCCATGACGCGCTGCCGTTGCAGCTCCCCAGAACTGCCAATGGAAATGGTGGAGGCATTGCTGCTGGAGCGGATAAGCTGCTGGGCTCCATAGTCATGGCTCTGTTTGAGTTCCTGAAGGCCTCTCCAGATAATCATCCTGTACTGCTCTGGGATCTTCAGTGCTCCGAGATCCTAGAACAACATCATCACCAAGGTTGGTCTCTTCAACAATAACTATTTGCTAAATAGCACAGTCAAGATAGGGCAAACCCATGGACCATTAAATGTGTTGATCAATGTGTGGGTATAGCCACAGAGTCAACCCATGAGATGATCCCGGCTTTGGGTCGTACCCCATATCATTTTGTAAGGAAAAGAGAATTCCTTTGCTTTAAATGCATCTAGTTAACAGCACGGACAGTGTGAGGCTCACCCCCTTCACTGCAGTTGCAGCGCACTATGTGAGGTGTCGGGTCATTTCATTTACTGAAATAAAGAGGAAACCATCATCCCAGTTTGCCTGCAatcatttctctctcccctcataACCTGGATTAAGCCTTGAACTAAAACGCCAGGTCACAAATGCTGACAGGATGGGCAAAGGTTGCCTTGGGGAGCATGATCAGCTCTGGGTGGCTGCTGTTTCTCTGCTCTACCAATATGAAGTGTCACGGGATTCTTGTGCGTTAATCTATGCCATCATATGCACTAACTGATGTTATTCATCACAGACAGTAAGTGTTATGGTCATAATGTTAACCAGAAGCATGAAAACTTCAGGACTGTATCATGCATGCCAGAGGCTGCATCAGACAAACCACTTGTATTTGTTATTTCAGACGTATTGAATTGCTGCTAGAGGTCCACATTAACTCCAAACACACAGACTCACTCGTGAGCATTAATTCCATAGGAAGTAAGTATGTAATTAGGGGTTAAAAATGTCAACTCAGACACACAACCCAGCAATTGGTGTTGACCATGCCATACATGTGCTTtttggcagattaaaaaaaatcacttacagGGTTAGTTATTAAAATGTTTCAAAACTAATCTAAGACTATGCAACTGGCCCCAGCTACCAATGAAAAATCATTGTGTCTTCAATAATTATACCATCTGTGTTCTTGACGGGGTCCTAGCTGCCAGACTAGGAGGGCAAACAGCAAACATCTTAAGAATGAGATGGGATCAGGATAAGAGCTTTGTCCTGGTCAAAATACTGAGTCTGGCATTTATTTGGGTCTGTCATAGATGAAAAGTGTTAATGAATGATGTGTATGCTGGTTCCATTACTGGACTCAGGGAGCCCCTTGCCTCGTTGATGTCCAGACTGGCTGGATGACCTTATAATTTTCATCAGCACCAAAGGCAGGTGAATTTCATGCAAAGTTGGCTTCTCCTCTCCCAAGAGATTGTCCTTCAGCCAAGAAACAGCTACAATAAAACTCACCACACCCGGAGGCAAGGGGTTTAgacacaaactagagcatttcccaTGTAAtgtatcaattaaaaaaaaaaaaacctgcagctcttGACCAGCCAGCCCACAATATCAGGCCCTGGGGTTGAAACAAAAAATTGCTCAATACAAAAAGCCTGATTCTGACcttgtttgttctgtttttttgctAATGTGACTCCATTTGGCCAgtgcagttactcctgatttgcaagGGAGGAAGTTGGGGCCTGCGGATCTGAGCTAAAGCGCATCGAAGtcaaatgggaatctttccattgctCAATGGGCTTCGGGTCAGTCCCTGAGTGCTGAGATTCGTTTCAGTAGACATATTTAGTGAAAATCAATTCAAAGTCTGATTTCTGTATCTTTGGCTTTATTTTAGATGTGCACATGAGGAGAACTATTGAACCTGAATTCTTTTTTGTCTGCATTTCTTTCTTAATTCAGATTTCTGCTAGGCCTTGCATCCTACAGCCTGGAAAAATCAACAGTAGAGAATATTACAGTTTCTTTTAAGGATTGCACTATTGTTCGAAATCTATAGGCCTAGAAAGAATGCATAATTGGGAAACATAAAACATGGGGACTATAAAGCCTGTATGATAGGTGCACATTTATTTCCTTTATTTGGTTGTCCTTGTTTTTAAGATCAACAGTGGGTAGAAACAAGTGATAAGAAGAGATCTTCCCAAAGCATTTACCTCTATGGTTAGATTCTGCAGGTGGTAAATATTCTGTAACCCTTGTGAGGTGAAATAGTCGATGCAGTTTGGACACCCCAAGCCTGTTAAAAAACTGCAGAAAGAATTTGAAAATAAAGTGGCATTAACTTGTCAGGTATGTATGCTGTGTTCTCAAGTGTCACCATTGTGGCAAAGCACTTTTGAATTCACGTGAGGGTTTGGGGACATTGTAGTGAACTCATTTCTTTCATTTGAAGGCTTGGCAACTCTTCTCATGCTACTATGGTATTATGGGATACAAGAAATTGGAAGTGTAGCAAGAACCCATTTCAGGGATCCTCAAAACTCCTGGTCAGAGTTTTCTTGGGGCTGAAAAGCGTGAACTAATTTGGCATTAATGTTGGAGAGGTACAGCTCCTGGGACCACATTCATCCTAACAtaattccactggcttcagcagtcTTCAATGGTCTCAGTTAAATGACTTATATGGAATTACTCCAGGGATTAATTTTCCCCTCTGAGCAACTTGACTGAGGAAGGGTTGTGGAATTTGGCCCTAAGTTATCTGGTCAGCAACAATTAATCTTGGGAATATAACATTTGGTGCTGGAATATTTTATGTAGCGCGCTTGGCTGCAGCTACAAAATGCTAGCACTGATTGTGCTACTCCGTGATTCTGGTAGACCATCTGGGAAAACATCTGATGTATCAGTTCTTTAAGAAGGACATCAAATCACGGACTACAGACCTGTTAATGTATGGCTATAAATCCTCTACTGCCGTTTCCAGTCACCATTGGTCCAAAAGGGAGAAGAAGGAAGATCTGCAAAGTTCTATGCCAGTGTTTGACCTGCGGGGCAAGGGGCCTTTTCGTATCAGTCTGCTAAAGGGATCAAGTTTTGAATGAACTTAGTGAAAGTGAATAAGCCAAAGCTCTTTGCAGGTGATTTGTGTTTCTAACCAGCCAGTGGCTGGCGAGGACAATTTCTGAAGTGAAAAGTGGTGAAAACACTCTCTGGTTTCATGAGCAGTGATTTCTCAGTTGGAACTAGTGACCAGTTGACCAGTTGCTAAACATATTTTTGAAGGTTAGAGTAAAGGAAAAGAGCATGAAACAACAACGGACAACACACCACAGGTCCGGTGACGTCCCTACCTGACAAGGCTGGGGTCAGGGTTGTAGGGTGGAGGAGGAGTGCAGTGTGAACCTGAGACCATGGACTGGGAGGAGTGGCCTCCGTTCATGTCTCCGTTGGATTGCATGGGGTGGCTGTTCAACATTCCAGGTCCTGAGCACAAGAAAAAGCAAAAGAGTTTCCATCTCAAGGACTGTGCCCAGAGCGTACAGGGGAGAACCATTCAAAAGTTTTTTATTTAACTTAACTCCAAGAAGCTACAactgtccttccccaagcacagAGCCCCATTCTCCAGTCTGCAGGAGTAACCCACCTCAGGGACCAGAATTCACCAATCGGGTGGAGGAGGGATGAAGAAGCTGGAGATTCCACCCCTACAATCCACAGATTCAGGGGCAACCTTTGCAGACAGTGGCTACAACGTGGATCCGGGCAGCCTGGCTTGGGCAGGGCTCTCCCAGCTACTGGCATGGTGAGTTGTTCCAAGCAATGTAGCTGCATAAGTGACTAATGACCAAGCCCATGGTAACCTACTCTGCTTGGCATGGgagaggggggggaggaggaatgtgGAGCTCAGCGTAGGGAGCTTTGCACTGCTTTACGTATTGTTTAGCCGAGCGAGGCTGCTGGCTTCTTGGCTCTTTGTGATTGCAGAGCCCGTGTCAAGTGGCAGTGCGGGTGCCTTACCCATTGGGCCCAGGTTGGGCCCGGAGCTGGAGTTGTGCTGCGGTGGCTGCCCCACCAGCTGGTTGACAGACGGCAGTTTGTTGATCCCTCCTCCATGTACTTTGTTCATTGGCGAAAGGACGGGCCCGTAGGAGGAAGGGGACTGCAGGTGACTCCTGCTCGGGAAGAGTGGCACAGTCAGTTAGACCCTAGTGGAGACTGAGCAAATCAAACCTCTCTAGGGACTCTCTCCTGGGTGTCACCAGACTCCCACCTTGGTCTTGTCCATAGTGAGATTTTAGCCAACTGcatagctgcaccagtgcaaaaccCTGCTCCAGACGCGACTGACACTGGTTTAAGGTTGGGTAcattgcactggtgcaaatcgTGCCGTACCCCGATTGGGGAAACCGACTTCTGTACCTATCTGGAATGTGCATGGGATGCAGAACCGGCTGGCTTCACCTTAGTGCAGGTACCCTAGCAGGGCCCTTAAGGGCATCCTAATACATAgcttccctccccactgccctgtgcGAACCCTAAGGGTGGTCAGGCCAGCTTCCGGGATCCCTGTTACGTCCTGCGGTTAATTTGACGTATCTCTGGAGACCCCTTGTGGCGACAGTGGACAATGTGGTCATGGTACTTACTGCctctgcaggagctgctgctgctgctgccgatAGGAGTCGACTAGCTGCTGCGGGACTAACTCCACGAGCTCCAGACTTTCCTTTATCTTCATGAGGATCTCAAAGTTCTCCCGGCCACGAACCTGAATGAGGGACCAAGGCAGCCTGTACTTGGGTCGGACTTGCCTTGTCACACAGCCAGTCCCACCTTCCGGCCCACTCAAGGGACCATGTGAGGGCAGCCTTAAGCACAAGCAAGGCAAGCAGCTGGCTGGGGTCCCATGCTTCTAGCAGAGCCATCCTCAAGACATTCAGTTGCGACTCATGGTCGCCTCTAGTCCCCTTCCTGCAGGAGCAGAGTGGGGGTCTGATAACATGTCCCCTCCCCTAGCAGCAGGAAGATGGAGTAGCCAAGTCCCTGGCCGTGGGAGCGGTGCTGCAGGCACACAAGGCCAAATTCCCTCTTGCCACAGTGGGATCAGGGAGGAAGGTGACTTGCAGCCTTGTTTTGGAGCAGGCTATTTTGCCCCGGGATTGCAAAGCAATCCCAGTGCCTGATTCTTGCTCTCCGCTCGTGCTGCTTGGTGCTCAGTGGTCATTGCAGACTTGCTCCCACCCGGTTCACTGTGCCCAGTCTTAGCCCCATCGGTCTTGCTCCTTGCACCGTCTGCCCTCTGTAAGGACTCATCAGGCCTGTAAGCGCCAGCCACCCAAAGCAAAGCACTTCAGTGCTGTGTACTGCTGGGAATGCCAGTCCTCTCAGCTAGGTAAAATATCCCTTTGTTGCCCTTTGAATtctgggagctgctcccccatatCCTATCGGGGTCAGCGCCACTGCATTCCCAGAGCAGGGCGCAGAcacaacatgcagcagcagattTGATACTTACTGGGACATAATACATTTCCTCTTCCCCGTGCCGCCTTTTCTTAACGCCAGCCCCTAGTGCTGGAATCCCCTGGGGGCTCTGTTTGAAAGCTGAGGGAGGAGATGGGAAACAGCATTATGGGAAAATCAAGTCAAATGTGATCATCTAAGCGGCCACTCCCTAGGACTTTCACAACGTTAGCATGGGAACTGTGTTAGAATAAAGGCACTAGCTCCTAGCAGGGCAGGCAGCTGCTAACGGGCCCTGCTGAACGAAAGCCAGAACCCAGGAGCAGGGAAACACAGGGCTTCCCTGACTACCAACAAGAGGAACTCCAAGCCCTTGCTGGACAGTGCAAACCTTACTGCACAAACCTAACTCTGACTCCAGCTccccaggggagagagagggcatTGCTGCATGGCCCTGGGCTCTTCGGGGTGGTTTGCCTTGTTAAAGCTGAGGAAGATCAATATAGATCATTAAATTCACCCACTTGACAGGTGACTACAAGATGAGTTATCACCGTTGTGATAGAGGGCGAGTGAGAAGCTCTTGTGCGTGAGCAGACAAATCGCCAGGATGCTTGGGTAAGGTTTTACTGCAAACAGTTAAACAACTGCCCTGAGAAGGCTTAGCTCAGCGTGTGCCCAATGTATTGGAGGGGGGGAGGATTAGTGATGAAACACAAtatgcttttcctctgcctcCCACTTCAGCCCCCTGCCCTACACTCAGCAGAGGTTTTGCCTGCTGCTAACCTATCTCTGGGAGGAGCCAGGCTTCAGAGTCCAGCAAACACTCCCCTGTAAGGAACTGGCTAATGCTGGATGGGAAGAGGGGGCAAAGAATTCCTTTCTGATGCCTGCAGAAGATAAGCTTAAAGCTTGTGGACCATGTTAGTTTAACTATCTTAGCACTAACAAACACTTGCCTTTAATAATGACGATGATGATGAACAAATAGATCTGGCCAGTGAAGCACCCTGCACTAATAATGCCACTCTGTTTTTCTGACTGCCAGGTTTATATCTGACGACAGCTGGATTTGAGCAATGAAGTTTGGATCAGAGTATTGCTCTTCAGCTAAACTTCACCACCCAAGTTCTGTAGTTCAGAGTGTTGGTTGCTGCTGCCCCTGGAAGCATGGGCCGTGCCGTGGACAGCACCCGCTCAGCAGTGCTTGGCAGTGCAGACCTGGGGGTCTCACTCGGAGGCAAGGGTCCCCCTTTCCCGAGAGGAGGACTCACTGCGCTTGTTGATGTTGCCATTTTTAGCTGCATTTTCGTTCAGGGCTTGTTGCTCTCGGTAATGATCTTCGTCGGCTTTCCGATCTCGACCGGGACAGGCGCAGATCCGCCCTTCAAACGATCTCCTCCCCAGTACCTGGCCACTGGGGAGCAGAGTGAAAACccaaaagtatttatttttttagggaACTAATCAGACTAAACCTCATTCTCTATGGGGCTGGGTTTCTGTCCCTTGACTTTGTGTTGATCAATTATTCAAAAAGCTTTTAAACACTCCAGAAAATACTAAAAAGACAACTCCCCCCCCAAGAGTTCAGGATAAGGAATTCCTCTCCGGGGAGCACTTAACAAGGGCTCTCTGCAGGAATTTGCTGAGCTCAGAAGCCCAAGGCTACTGTACATATACACCAGGCCTGACGCAGCACCCAAGGTGCTGTGTTCCACGGAAGGTCTCACGACGATGCACGGGCTCTTGTGCAGGTCCCTTTGGCTGGGGGTGAATTTCTCCCTGGTGGCCTTCATCTCCGATTGGCAAAGGGCTAATACAGTTACCCCCTGGGAGATGGGAAGGAGCAAGAGTTTTTTCAGGCTGTGAAAGGTGTTCAGGGGGAGAAGCCCAGGCCCCTGTGCACACCTACCTACCCCACACACCAACCCTTTAAGGCTCTTCGTAGTCACTGACTTCCCCACCTCTTCACCGTGCTTTGGACTCTCCATGCCAAAGATGCTTGGCCAGGAGTTTGCCTTGGGCTGCAGCTTCCAGAACTTTATGGGCCGTCTTCTCCTCTAGGGCTCTTGCAAATCAATCTCGGGGGTTTTGCTAATTCCTGTTTCACTGCTGAGGCTCTCCCCAGATGTGAACTGGGTGAGCCTCTCTCTAGCTATTTACGCAGCTGAAGTTCGGCTCGTAACCTGTCCAGGAGGCCCCAGGAGAGCCAGGCTCAGGAGTGCGAagtaggggggcggggggaatgtcTGTCCTTGGCAGCACAGGTACCATAAGAATGACTCACTCTCTTGTCTCCAGGGTTATAATGATGAGGATGGGTCGCCTGTTCATCCCTCCCACGCAGCTGCTGTTGCACATGAAATTGTACAGAATGGTGGTGAACTCAGTCCCAACCTGCCCAAAAGAGAGGAAATGGCATCATGAGTGTGGGGAGGTTACTGTGGGGGTGTTAAAAGCCATAGGGAGATGGTGGCAGACCTCAGTCACTGCAGCAAAGGGCTGCAGCCAGACAGGTGCAAAGAGCACGTCTAGCTCACAAACCAGTGGGGGgattgtgtgtgttgggggaataTTCCTGGAGGAAGGCAGGGAAGGTGAATTTCTGACCCTTGCTCTAAAGAAATATCCCCTCGAAGGGGGATTATGTAAGCACTATAACTGCAGAGTGCCTGTGTTACTTTCACATCAGGCTGGTTTTGTGGGACCTTGTCGCTAGATATTTCATTCACTGACCCGGGCGTGTGACATTGCAGCTGGAAACCAACACCACAACTGCACTAATTTAATGGGGCCCTAGGGGGCGTGCTAAGCTTTCCACtcaccatttttattttatttcattattgGCCTTTCGTGCCCCTGAGCAGTTACGAGCTGGGCCGAAGTGTCTGTTAACCTGCACAATGCTCTGCCAGCCTGGTGGGTCCCCTTTAAAGGGAGAGGCTTTGGCAAAgcctgaaagggaaggagacaggcaCAAGGTATTTGCTCTCCGGGCTGTAGCAAGAGGGATATTACTCTCCAGACACTGCAGTGCCATCGGGAGCCTTGGCAGGGATCTAAATTCCACAGGGTGGATGCTGCTATCAGCCACCCCGGTGCCACTGGAGTCACTGCAGCGTTGGCGCTGGTGAGGCAGCTATAACTTTATTTAAGAAAACGACTATCCCTATGttcaccctccccccagcccctctaaTCCTCTTCAAGCAAAGAGAATACCTGTGGTGGCTCATATGGCACCATTACGCTCTGCCTTCCCGTGACAGGGTCGTCCACGTACTGAGAGAGATTGTTGCCTTCCACCCGAATCAAGTGGCTGGCTGGAGCGGACTGGCCTGCAGAGGCAGAAGGGAGAGTTAGCGATAAGACCCTTCTCGTGGGCTTGCCGACCTGAGAACATTGCATGGGGTGCTTATAAAACAGTCCTGCAGTGAGAGGCGGGGACTCCCTAACTACCTAACCCCTTTCGGAAAAACCCCTAGCCCCATTCTTTCCTGCTGCGTTTGACTGGGCTAGGCTGCATTTTCAGCAGGCAAAGGGTTCTGCTGGGA
This window of the Mauremys mutica isolate MM-2020 ecotype Southern chromosome 21, ASM2049712v1, whole genome shotgun sequence genome carries:
- the TP73 gene encoding tumor protein p73 isoform X1 produces the protein MLPDFICVSLVCQRVIYPLSDSPSVKMSQSSPADEGTTFEHLWSTLEPDSTYFDLPPSSHSGSSEVSNQTEVTMDVFQMRSMNESVMSQFNLLNSSMDQSIGSRAASTSPYNSEHPSNVPTHSPYSQPSSTFDAMSPAPVIPSNADYPGPHHFEVTFQQSSTAKSATWTYSPLLKKLYCQIAKTCPIQIKVSTPPPPGTVIRAMPVYKKAEHVTEVVKRCPNHELGRDFNDGQSAPASHLIRVEGNNLSQYVDDPVTGRQSVMVPYEPPQVGTEFTTILYNFMCNSSCVGGMNRRPILIIITLETRDGQVLGRRSFEGRICACPGRDRKADEDHYREQQALNENAAKNGNINKRTFKQSPQGIPALGAGVKKRRHGEEEMYYVPVRGRENFEILMKIKESLELVELVPQQLVDSYRQQQQQLLQRQSHLQSPSSYGPVLSPMNKVHGGGINKLPSVNQLVGQPPQHNSSSGPNLGPMGPGMLNSHPMQSNGDMNGGHSSQSMVSGSHCTPPPPYNPDPSLVSFLTGLGCPNCIDYFTSQGLQNIYHLQNLTIEDLGALKIPEQYRMIIWRGLQELKQSHDYGAQQLIRSSSNASTISIGSSGELQRQRVMEAVHFRVRHTITIPNRSGADEWADFGFDLPDCKSRKQSIKEEFTEGEIN
- the TP73 gene encoding tumor protein p73 isoform X3, coding for MSQSSPADEGTTFEHLWSTLEPDSTYFDLPPSSHSGSSEVSNQTEVTMDVFQMRSMNESVMSQFNLLNSSMDQSIGSRAASTSPYNSEHPSNVPTHSPYSQPSSTFDAMSPAPVIPSNADYPGPHHFEVTFQQSSTAKSATWTYSPLLKKLYCQIAKTCPIQIKVSTPPPPGTVIRAMPVYKKAEHVTEVVKRCPNHELGRDFNDGQSAPASHLIRVEGNNLSQYVDDPVTGRQSVMVPYEPPQVGTEFTTILYNFMCNSSCVGGMNRRPILIIITLETRDGQVLGRRSFEGRICACPGRDRKADEDHYREQQALNENAAKNGNINKRTFKQSPQGIPALGAGVKKRRHGEEEMYYVPVRGRENFEILMKIKESLELVELVPQQLVDSYRQQQQQLLQRQSHLQSPSSYGPVLSPMNKVHGGGINKLPSVNQLVGQPPQHNSSSGPNLGPMGPGMLNSHPMQSNGDMNGGHSSQSMVSGSHCTPPPPYNPDPSLVSFLTGLGCPNCIDYFTSQGLQNIYHLQNLTIEDLGALKIPEQYRMIIWRGLQELKQSHDYGAQQLIRSSSNASTISIGSSGELQRQRVMEAVHFRVRHTITIPNRSGADEWADFGFDLPDCKSRKQSIKEEFTEGEIN
- the TP73 gene encoding tumor protein p73 isoform X2 produces the protein MEPGVIYPLSDSPSVKMSQSSPADEGTTFEHLWSTLEPDSTYFDLPPSSHSGSSEVSNQTEVTMDVFQMRSMNESVMSQFNLLNSSMDQSIGSRAASTSPYNSEHPSNVPTHSPYSQPSSTFDAMSPAPVIPSNADYPGPHHFEVTFQQSSTAKSATWTYSPLLKKLYCQIAKTCPIQIKVSTPPPPGTVIRAMPVYKKAEHVTEVVKRCPNHELGRDFNDGQSAPASHLIRVEGNNLSQYVDDPVTGRQSVMVPYEPPQVGTEFTTILYNFMCNSSCVGGMNRRPILIIITLETRDGQVLGRRSFEGRICACPGRDRKADEDHYREQQALNENAAKNGNINKRTFKQSPQGIPALGAGVKKRRHGEEEMYYVPVRGRENFEILMKIKESLELVELVPQQLVDSYRQQQQQLLQRQSHLQSPSSYGPVLSPMNKVHGGGINKLPSVNQLVGQPPQHNSSSGPNLGPMGPGMLNSHPMQSNGDMNGGHSSQSMVSGSHCTPPPPYNPDPSLVSFLTGLGCPNCIDYFTSQGLQNIYHLQNLTIEDLGALKIPEQYRMIIWRGLQELKQSHDYGAQQLIRSSSNASTISIGSSGELQRQRVMEAVHFRVRHTITIPNRSGADEWADFGFDLPDCKSRKQSIKEEFTEGEIN